Proteins from a genomic interval of Dermacentor variabilis isolate Ectoservices chromosome 8, ASM5094787v1, whole genome shotgun sequence:
- the LOC142590848 gene encoding uncharacterized protein LOC142590848 codes for MKPIWSKTIDPPILVAFAALTRRSIYAMTAPPAAAPPPAAIPPPTPFNFDRTSEWPEWIMSFDDYRYASGLNDRMEEAQVRTLLYTMGRQARKIFQTFGLTEEESRSYETVKKKFDAHFEATKNVVYESANFHRRKQEPGESADNFVTALHELADRCEFAEFRDRMIRDRFVVGLEDAQLSEALQMDATLTLATFLARARLKETVHRQKLELRAVSNEANTGELDVVRRTTRKPSNNWEPGATAQRRTQACHFCGRSSHPRARCPARSARCDHWGIKGHFAVACHKRTENNQVGVSMLEDNGQNFFVGTLNSSNARYAEVSINGVRVSAKIDSGAEVTVVPPDFPGVPPRIDRSQAVLRSAANQRLEVNGCFSADIVWKGKTTRQTLYVAESLQCVLLGLPAIEALGVVKFLDVVDDKQYEHMYPQLFSGLGMMSGEYTIRMKEGAVPFAIFVPRRVPIPLKNPIKLELAKMVKSNFIRKVDGPTTWCAGMVPVVKPSGEVRICVDLTQLNKSVLRERFVLPTVDDALGQLARATYSSKLDANSGFHQVKLAKESQELTTFITPFGRYCFQRLPFGITSAPEYFQKRMAEILDGLQGVVNLMDDVLVYGATKREHDEQLHAVLKRLVAAGVTLNRAKCSFCVRRVAFLGYVVDAVGIAPDPKKVRAINEMATSSNVADVRRFLGMINCLARFVNNLADMSAPLRSLLLKGREWHWGLPQQKSFETLKELITSAQCVAKFDPKLRTIVSADASSFGLGCVLMQVQSDGERRPVAYHSRSLTPTEQRYAQIEKEALALTWAAERLEGFLIWLEFQFETDHKPLVSLLGQSPLDVLPPRIQRFRLRLMRYRFSVSYMSQENRLAPPTPFLGHLARKRM; via the coding sequence ATGAAACCAATATGGTCGAAAACGATCGATCCCCCCATCCTAGTTGCCTTTGCGGCGCTCACCCGGCGTTCGATCTACGCGATGACGGCTCCGCCAGCGGCAGCCCCGCCACCGGCAGCCATTCCGCCACCGACACCCTTCAACTTCGACCGGACTTCCGAATGGCCAGAATGGATTATGTCATTCGACGACTACCGCTACGCGTCGGGGCTCAACGACAGAATGGAAGAGGCCCAGGTGCGAACGCTTTTGTACACCATgggcaggcaggcaagaaaaattTTTCAGACATTCGGCCTTACCGAAGAGGAGTCTCGAAGCTACGAGACAGTGAAGAAAAAGTTTGACGCCCATTTTGAGGCCACGAAGAATGTAGTCTATGAAAGCGCAAATTTCCATCGACGAAAGCAAGAACCCGGGGAAAGTGCGGACAACTTTGTGACAGCCCTGCACGAGCTTGCAGACCGCTGTGAATTTGCAGAATTCCGGGATCGAATGATCCGCGACAGATTTGTGGTCGGCCTCGAGGACGCGCAGCTGTCGGAAGCGCTCCAGATGGATGCCACCCTTACGCTAGCGACCTTTCTGGCGAGGGCCAGGCTGAAGGAAACAGTTCACCGACAGAAACTGGAACTTCGGGCCGTCAGCAACGAGGCGAATACAGGCGAACTTGACGTAGTCCGACGAACAACGAGGAAGCCGTCCAACAACTGGGAGCCTGGCGCCACAGCACAGCGGCGAACGCAGGCGTGCCACTTCTGCGGACGGTCGAGCCACCCGAGAGCCCGGTGCCCTGCACGGTCAGCGCGGTGTGACCACTGGGGTATCAAGGGACATTTCGCCGTGGCGTGTCACAAGAGAACAGAGAACAACCAGGTCGGCGTGTCTATGCTAGAAGACAATGGACAAAACTTTTTTGTTGGGACACTGAACAGCTCAAATGCCAGATACGCGGAAGTGTCTATCAATGGTGTACGCGTAAGTGCAAAGATTGATTCAGGAGCCGAAGTCACTGTTGTTCCGCCCGATTTCCCCGGTGTACCGCCTCGTATAGACAGGTCACAAGCGGTGTTGAGAAGCGCTGCGAATCAGCGCCTCGAAGTGAATGGCTGTTTTTCAGCAGATATTGTTTGGAAAGGCAAAACAACGCGACAAACACTGTACGTTGCAGAGTCGCTGCAGTGTGTCCTATTAGGGCTACCAGCCATTGAAGCACTTGgtgtagtcaaatttcttgatgTGGTTGATGATAAACAGTACGAGCACATGTATCCGCAGCTCTTCTCTGGACTGGGCATGATGTCAGGCGAATACACCATTCGCATGAAAGAGGGCGCCGTCCCCTTTGCAATTTTCGTGCCGCGGCGGGTACCCatcccgttaaagaaccccatcaaACTAGAGTTGGCCAAAATGGTCAAAAGCAATTTCATTCGTAAGGTAGATGGCCCAACTACATGGTGTGCAGGAATGGTTCCAGTAGTCAAACCAAGTGGGGAAGTTCGAATCTGTGTGGATCTAACCCAGCTGAACAAGAGCGTCCTACGTGAACGGTTTGTCTTGCCGACCGTAGACGACGCACTGGGGCAATTGGCGAGAGCCACATACTCTTCGAAATTAGATGCCAATTCAGGATTTCACCAGGTTAAATTGGCGAAAGAAAGTCAAGAACTAACAACATTTATCACCCCCTTTGGTAGGTACTGCTTTCAGCGACTGCCGTTCGGTATCACCTCAGCCCCGGAATACTTTCAAAAGCGAATGGCGGAAATCTTAGATGGCCTTCAAGGAGTAGTGAACCTGATGGACGACGTTCTGGTTTACGGAGCTACTAAGCGTGAACATGATGAACAGCTGCACGCAGTGCTCAAAAGGTTGGTTGCAGCGGGGGTAACACTCAATCGTGCAAAATGTTCTTTTTGTGTCAGAAGAGTAGCGTTTTTAGGCTACGTGGTCGATGCAGTGGGAATCGCGCCGGATCCCAAGAAAGTTCGAGCCATAAACGAAATGGCTACGTCATCAAATGTTGCTGATGTCCGCAGGTTTTTGGGCATGATAAACTGTCTGGCAAGGTTTGTGAACAACCTTGCCGACATGTCAGCACCGCTCCGTAGTCTTCTCTTGAAAGGCCGTGAGTGGCACTGGGGCCTGCCTCAGCAAAAATCATTCGAGACTCTGAAAGAATTGATCACCTCGGCGCAATGCGTCGCAAAATTCGACCCTAAGCTGCGCACTATTGTGTCCGCCGACGCGTCGTCATTCGGTCTCGGCTGTGTGCTCATGCAAGTGCAATCTGATGGGGAAAGGCGGCCGGTTGCGTACCACTCTCGTTCATTAACGCCAACAGAACAACGGTACGCGCAGATAGAAAAGGAAGCACTTGCGCTGACGTGGGCGGCAGAAAGGCTGGAAGGGTTTTTGATATGGCTGGAATTTCAATTTGAGACAGATCACAAACCGCTCGTATCGCTACTCGGTCAGTCACCCCTCGATGTGCTTCCCCCTAGAATACAAAGATTCCGATTGAGGCTCATGCGATATCGCTTTTCAGTCTCCTATATGTCCCAGGAAAACAGATTGGCACCGCCGACGCCCTTTCTCGGGCACCTTGCACGGAAGCGGATGTAG